Proteins co-encoded in one Kribbella solani genomic window:
- a CDS encoding zinc-dependent metalloprotease → MSTAEGETTTEMVDWQLATGVARRLLRPGPAVSRAQADQVVAELRQFAAESEGHVREFTGLQATSATAPVVIVDRPGWVQANADGFRTVLQPLADKLREKADRTAGLSSAVGSRVTGIEAGALLAFLSSRVLGQFDPFYPAQPDPDRPGLTGRLLLVAPNVMHVESELDVVPRDFRLWVCLHEETHRVQFTAVPWLRDHLRSEIALFLDQAELDASAYAAMFREAAQRLGRSIRGEAELSLVDLMQSPEQRAVLDRLTAVMSLLEGHADFVMDGVGPAVIPTVDKIRSKFSSRRTSGNPVDQLLKRLLGLDAKLRQYKDGAAFVRHVVDRVGMEGFNRVWTGPNTLPTKNEIANPDAWVTRLHG, encoded by the coding sequence ATGAGTACGGCGGAGGGCGAGACCACTACTGAGATGGTCGACTGGCAGCTGGCGACCGGCGTGGCGCGGAGGTTGCTGCGTCCGGGTCCCGCGGTCAGCCGCGCGCAGGCCGACCAGGTGGTCGCCGAGCTGCGGCAGTTCGCGGCCGAGTCCGAGGGCCACGTACGTGAGTTCACCGGTCTGCAGGCCACGTCGGCCACGGCGCCGGTGGTGATCGTGGACCGGCCCGGCTGGGTCCAGGCGAACGCGGACGGCTTCCGTACCGTCCTGCAGCCGCTGGCCGACAAGCTGCGCGAGAAGGCGGACCGGACTGCCGGTCTGTCCTCCGCGGTGGGTTCCCGGGTCACTGGTATCGAGGCGGGTGCGCTGCTGGCGTTCCTGTCGTCCCGCGTACTCGGGCAGTTCGACCCGTTCTACCCGGCTCAGCCGGACCCGGACCGGCCCGGACTGACCGGCCGGCTGTTGCTGGTCGCGCCGAACGTGATGCACGTGGAGTCCGAGCTGGATGTAGTACCGAGGGACTTCCGCTTGTGGGTGTGTCTGCACGAGGAGACGCACCGGGTGCAGTTCACGGCGGTCCCCTGGCTGCGGGACCACCTGCGGTCGGAGATCGCGCTGTTCCTGGACCAGGCCGAGCTGGACGCATCGGCGTACGCCGCCATGTTCCGCGAGGCGGCCCAACGACTCGGACGGTCGATCCGCGGTGAGGCGGAGCTCAGTCTGGTCGACCTGATGCAGTCACCGGAACAGCGTGCGGTACTGGATCGGCTGACCGCGGTCATGTCCCTGCTGGAAGGACATGCGGACTTCGTGATGGACGGCGTCGGTCCGGCCGTCATCCCGACCGTCGACAAGATCCGGTCCAAGTTCTCGTCGCGGCGGACGAGTGGCAACCCGGTGGATCAGCTGCTGAAGCGTCTGCTCGGGCTGGACGCGAAGCTGCGGCAGTACAAGGACGGCGCGGCGTTCGTACGCCATGTGGTCGACCGGGTCGGCATGGAGGGCTTCAACCGGGTCTGGACCGGGCCGAACACGCTGCCGACCAAGAACGAGATCGCGAACCCGGATGCCTGGGTCACCCGACTCCACGGCTGA
- a CDS encoding MarR family transcriptional regulator: MEKSPKHRLADRVLWALGRASQQSHRLVRQHMTTAGIRTLHYHVLASLADDGEGAQATLADRIGLDRSDLVTLLDELEEQKFLARRVDPADRRRKIVAITPAGQRQLEVMDQLIYAAEADLLKPLTAAEQKTLLTLLTRLAPDS; the protein is encoded by the coding sequence GTGGAGAAGTCGCCGAAGCATCGACTGGCCGACCGGGTGCTGTGGGCGCTCGGGCGGGCCAGTCAGCAGTCCCACCGGCTGGTCCGGCAGCACATGACGACGGCCGGCATTCGTACGCTGCACTATCACGTGCTGGCCAGCCTCGCCGACGACGGCGAGGGGGCGCAGGCGACGCTCGCGGACCGGATCGGGCTGGACCGCAGTGATCTGGTCACGTTGCTGGACGAGCTGGAGGAGCAGAAGTTCCTCGCCCGCCGGGTCGACCCGGCGGACCGGCGACGGAAGATCGTCGCGATCACCCCGGCGGGGCAGCGGCAGCTGGAGGTGATGGACCAGCTGATCTACGCCGCCGAGGCGGACCTGCTGAAACCGCTGACGGCAGCCGAACAGAAGACCCTGCTCACCCTGCTCACCCGCCTAGCCCCGGACTCCTGA
- the folB gene encoding dihydroneopterin aldolase, whose product MTERSEVTQRCVPNPPDVIEIRGIRGFGRHGVFDHEKADGQEFVVDVRLELDTRPAAASDDLADTVNYGVVAERVHQAIETDPVDLIETLAQRIADLCLADDRVTATAVTIHKPSAPITVPFDDVVLTVQRRAGESS is encoded by the coding sequence GTGACGGAGCGAAGCGAGGTCACACAACGCTGCGTCCCGAACCCGCCTGACGTGATCGAGATCCGTGGGATCCGTGGATTCGGACGGCACGGGGTCTTCGATCACGAAAAGGCCGACGGGCAGGAGTTCGTCGTGGATGTCCGGCTGGAGCTGGACACCCGGCCCGCCGCTGCCTCCGACGACCTGGCCGACACCGTGAACTACGGGGTGGTGGCCGAGCGGGTGCACCAGGCGATCGAGACCGATCCGGTGGACCTGATCGAGACCCTCGCCCAGCGGATCGCCGATCTCTGTCTCGCCGACGACCGGGTGACAGCGACGGCAGTGACCATCCACAAACCCTCGGCGCCGATCACGGTGCCGTTCGACGACGTTGTCCTGACCGTGCAGCGCAGAGCCGGAGAATCCTCGTGA
- the ftsH gene encoding ATP-dependent zinc metalloprotease FtsH, whose product MDVKRIFRGPLFWIVVAFLGVLVIGQLLTGTTGYKSEPTGQVVQLIQQAKSSSDKTIKSVTLIDPDQEIRIEKTDGSKIKANWVDGQADTLGNDLQTLYQNGKVETYNVENPKPSFIGQVFSTLIPFLLIAVVFIFLMNSMQGGGSRVMSFAKSKAKLITKDTPKTTFADVAGCDEAIEELGEIKEFLQEPGKFQAVGAKIPKGVLLYGQPGTGKTLLARAVAGEAGVPFYSISGSDFVEMFVGVGASRVRDLFEQAKANAPAIVFIDEIDAVGRHRGAGLGGGHDEREQTLNQLLVEMDGFDVRGGVILIAATNRPDVLDPALLRPGRFDRQIAVDAPDLPGRAQILKVHARGKPMAQDVDLTAVARRTPGMTGADLANVLNEAALLTARSNAQLIDNRALDEAIDRVIAGPQRRTRLMSDKEKVLTAYHEGGHALVAAALPHSDPVQKVTILPRGRALGYTMVMPDEDKYSTTRSEMLDKLAYMLGGRAAEEMVFHDPTTGASNDIEKASALARAMVTQYGMTERLGAIKFGQDSSEPFLGRDFGSQRNYSEEIAAAVDEEVGKLILNAHQEAFDILVENRAVLDHLVEELLEKETLDKHEIARVFGPIIKRDRRPAWTGSSTRIPSDQPPVMPVPTRGEQNGSLTDVLPGGSVGPDEAIRPPDYGSGPTPPPSNQ is encoded by the coding sequence ATGGACGTGAAGCGCATCTTCCGCGGACCCCTGTTCTGGATTGTCGTCGCCTTCCTCGGCGTCTTGGTGATCGGGCAGCTCCTGACCGGCACGACCGGGTACAAGTCCGAGCCGACCGGTCAGGTCGTGCAGCTGATCCAGCAGGCGAAGTCGTCGAGCGACAAGACGATCAAGTCGGTGACGCTGATCGATCCCGACCAGGAGATCCGGATCGAGAAGACCGACGGCTCGAAGATCAAGGCCAACTGGGTCGACGGCCAGGCCGACACCCTCGGCAACGATCTCCAGACGCTCTACCAGAACGGAAAGGTCGAGACGTACAACGTCGAGAATCCGAAGCCGAGTTTCATCGGCCAGGTGTTCTCGACCCTGATTCCCTTCCTGCTGATCGCGGTGGTGTTCATCTTCCTGATGAACTCGATGCAGGGCGGCGGATCGCGGGTGATGAGCTTCGCCAAGTCCAAGGCCAAGCTGATCACCAAGGACACCCCGAAGACGACGTTCGCGGACGTCGCCGGGTGTGACGAGGCGATCGAGGAGCTCGGCGAGATCAAGGAGTTCCTGCAGGAGCCGGGCAAGTTCCAGGCGGTCGGGGCGAAGATCCCGAAGGGCGTACTGCTGTACGGCCAGCCCGGTACCGGTAAGACGCTGCTGGCCCGCGCGGTCGCCGGTGAGGCCGGCGTGCCGTTCTACTCGATCTCCGGCTCGGACTTCGTCGAGATGTTCGTCGGTGTCGGCGCCTCCCGGGTCCGGGACCTGTTCGAGCAGGCCAAGGCGAACGCCCCGGCGATCGTCTTCATCGACGAGATCGACGCCGTCGGCCGGCACCGTGGCGCGGGTCTCGGCGGCGGTCACGACGAGCGCGAGCAGACCCTGAACCAGCTGCTGGTCGAGATGGACGGCTTCGACGTCCGCGGCGGCGTGATCCTGATCGCGGCCACCAACCGGCCGGACGTGCTGGACCCGGCGCTGCTGCGCCCGGGCCGGTTCGACCGGCAGATCGCCGTCGACGCGCCGGACCTGCCGGGCCGGGCCCAGATCCTCAAGGTGCACGCCCGTGGCAAGCCGATGGCGCAGGACGTGGACCTGACCGCGGTCGCCCGCCGGACCCCCGGCATGACCGGTGCCGACCTGGCGAACGTACTGAACGAGGCGGCGCTGCTGACCGCCCGTTCGAACGCGCAGCTGATCGACAACCGCGCGCTGGACGAGGCCATCGACCGCGTGATCGCCGGACCGCAGCGGCGTACCCGGCTGATGTCCGACAAGGAGAAGGTGCTGACCGCGTACCACGAGGGCGGCCACGCCCTGGTCGCGGCCGCGCTCCCGCACTCGGACCCGGTGCAGAAGGTGACGATCCTGCCCCGCGGCCGGGCGCTCGGCTACACGATGGTGATGCCGGACGAGGACAAGTACTCGACCACCCGGTCGGAGATGCTGGACAAGCTGGCGTACATGCTCGGTGGCCGCGCGGCCGAGGAGATGGTCTTCCACGACCCGACCACCGGTGCCAGCAACGACATCGAGAAGGCGTCGGCGCTGGCCCGCGCGATGGTCACCCAGTACGGCATGACCGAGCGGCTGGGCGCGATCAAGTTCGGCCAGGACAGCAGCGAGCCGTTCCTGGGCCGTGACTTCGGCAGCCAGCGGAACTACTCCGAGGAGATCGCGGCCGCGGTCGACGAGGAGGTCGGCAAGCTGATCCTGAACGCGCACCAGGAAGCCTTCGACATCCTGGTCGAGAACCGGGCCGTCCTCGACCACCTGGTCGAGGAGCTGCTGGAGAAGGAGACGCTGGACAAGCACGAGATCGCCCGCGTCTTCGGGCCGATCATCAAGCGCGACCGCCGGCCGGCCTGGACCGGGTCGTCGACCCGGATTCCGTCGGACCAGCCGCCGGTGATGCCGGTGCCGACCCGCGGCGAGCAGAACGGTTCGCTCACCGACGTGCTGCCGGGCGGATCGGTCGGTCCGGACGAGGCGATCCGGCCGCCGGACTACGGCAGCGGCCCGACCCCGCCGCCCAGCAACCAGTAA
- the folE gene encoding GTP cyclohydrolase I FolE produces the protein MTSPNFDHGRAERAVRELLIAIGEDPDREGLRDTPARVARSYAEITAGLGQTAEDVLTTTFALEHDEMVLVKDIEVWSLCEHHLVPFTGVAHVGYIPSRDGRVTGLSKLARLVDVYAKRPQVQERLTTQVAESLVELLQPRGVIVVIECEHLCMTMRGVRKPGAKTITSAVRGQLRNPVTRAEAMSLIVG, from the coding sequence ATGACATCACCGAACTTCGACCACGGGCGGGCCGAGCGGGCCGTCCGGGAGCTGCTGATCGCGATCGGCGAGGACCCGGACCGCGAAGGGCTCCGGGACACTCCGGCCCGGGTGGCGCGCTCGTACGCGGAGATCACCGCCGGGCTCGGGCAGACCGCCGAGGACGTACTGACCACCACCTTCGCGCTCGAGCACGACGAGATGGTGCTGGTGAAGGACATCGAGGTGTGGAGCCTGTGCGAGCACCACCTGGTGCCGTTCACCGGGGTCGCGCACGTCGGCTACATCCCGAGCCGGGACGGCCGGGTGACCGGGCTGTCCAAGCTGGCCCGGCTGGTCGACGTGTACGCGAAGCGGCCGCAGGTCCAGGAACGGTTGACCACCCAGGTCGCCGAGTCGCTGGTGGAGCTGCTGCAGCCGCGGGGCGTGATCGTGGTGATCGAGTGCGAGCACCTGTGCATGACCATGCGCGGTGTCCGGAAACCGGGCGCGAAGACGATCACTTCGGCGGTCCGCGGCCAGCTCCGGAACCCGGTCACCCGCGCGGAGGCGATGAGTCTGATCGTCGGCTGA
- the dacB gene encoding D-alanyl-D-alanine carboxypeptidase/D-alanyl-D-alanine-endopeptidase: MARPARAAFVTLVATALCAGLCTSQVNTAGAVPAAAGDAVAQQAPAVLAPATTEGVAPTAAGVAKALAAVLKDPSLGPHHGVYVYDASRNKPLFSVGAGTPYTPASTLKLLTTVSALETLGPDHTFATKVVSGAKGSVVLVGGGDPLLAVRPSAGDGYPTRATLQTLAASTAKALKAQGLTSVSLGYDASLFTGPAINARWEANYVPEGIAAPTSALWVNEGRVAPGMAKRSTAPAQAAAVAFQKLLVQYGIKVAAAPKPAVAPAAAAPIAQVKSPTLGQIVEYINLHSDNDGAETLLRHVGIATGNGGSYVGGVKGVRATLTKLGLDVSKATIYDGSGLTRANKVPLDVLAGAVRVAVSKDHPELRHLLTGLPVAGFNGSLRERFSTVGTGPGLGLVRAKTGTLTGVHSLAGYARDMSGTLLVFAVASDSVPVPKTLDARAALDRTTSLLAACGC; encoded by the coding sequence GTGGCTCGACCAGCCCGTGCGGCATTCGTCACGCTCGTCGCCACGGCTCTGTGTGCCGGCTTGTGCACGAGCCAGGTGAACACGGCTGGTGCCGTACCCGCCGCGGCGGGGGATGCGGTGGCTCAGCAGGCGCCGGCAGTACTGGCACCCGCGACCACAGAGGGTGTCGCTCCGACGGCAGCGGGTGTCGCCAAGGCGCTGGCCGCCGTACTCAAGGATCCGTCACTCGGTCCGCACCACGGTGTGTACGTGTACGACGCCTCGCGGAACAAGCCGCTGTTCTCGGTCGGTGCAGGTACGCCGTACACGCCGGCGTCCACGCTGAAGCTGCTGACCACCGTATCGGCGCTGGAGACGCTCGGCCCGGACCACACGTTCGCCACGAAGGTCGTCAGCGGTGCCAAGGGGTCGGTAGTGCTGGTTGGTGGGGGCGACCCACTACTGGCGGTCAGGCCGTCCGCTGGTGATGGCTACCCGACCAGGGCGACTCTCCAGACACTCGCTGCCAGTACGGCGAAGGCGCTGAAGGCCCAGGGCCTCACCTCGGTGTCACTCGGGTACGACGCGTCGCTGTTCACTGGTCCGGCCATCAATGCGCGCTGGGAGGCCAACTACGTGCCGGAAGGCATTGCGGCGCCCACGTCCGCGCTGTGGGTGAACGAGGGCCGCGTCGCGCCCGGTATGGCGAAGCGGTCGACCGCACCGGCTCAGGCGGCGGCGGTTGCGTTCCAGAAGCTGCTGGTCCAGTACGGCATCAAGGTGGCTGCTGCGCCGAAGCCCGCGGTCGCACCGGCTGCGGCGGCTCCGATTGCACAGGTGAAGTCGCCGACGCTCGGGCAGATCGTCGAGTACATCAACCTGCACAGCGACAACGATGGTGCGGAGACGCTGCTGCGGCACGTCGGCATCGCCACCGGCAATGGCGGCTCGTACGTCGGCGGGGTCAAGGGCGTACGCGCCACGCTGACGAAGCTGGGGCTGGACGTCTCCAAGGCAACCATCTACGACGGCAGTGGTTTGACTAGGGCAAACAAGGTCCCGCTGGATGTACTGGCCGGTGCGGTTCGAGTGGCCGTGTCGAAGGACCACCCGGAGCTGCGCCACCTGCTGACCGGTCTGCCAGTGGCTGGATTCAACGGCAGCCTCCGGGAGCGCTTCAGCACAGTAGGTACCGGTCCGGGCCTCGGACTGGTCCGGGCGAAGACCGGGACACTCACCGGTGTCCACAGTCTCGCCGGGTACGCGCGGGACATGTCCGGGACGCTCCTGGTCTTCGCGGTCGCCAGTGACAGCGTTCCCGTACCGAAAACGCTCGATGCGCGTGCCGCGCTGGACAGGACCACCTCGCTGCTCGCTGCCTGCGGATGCTGA
- a CDS encoding S1 family peptidase gives MSGRFRVGAALAGVVVLTTTGLVAANWATAGTADQPDPQPAAKPAGPVTNPLLAETLESELGSDSGVVGSYYDEAGELIVAVSNLSTAALVRQIGAVPRLVKFTARQLNAVQGELNQLASTSSAGKVRSWYVDPITGTVVVSVPKNAHDLITNRFLRRAEANGDRVTVRRVAGTIRTTADDFGLRGGLQVDKNTGYVCSLGFNARTRKGNRIFLTAGHCTSGKPSFSRNGYVLGNTYTSTFPGHDFGSVGVIEGWDQQGYVEGWGSGNVAVKGIADATVGSTVCKSGKSTGWTCGRIVARNVTVNYGNNRVVRGLFQHTACVESGDSGGANMTGNYAQGITSGAALIDGQCLEKSGQTNESYAQPIGEVLRATESRLILAN, from the coding sequence ATGTCGGGGCGTTTCCGGGTCGGCGCCGCACTGGCCGGAGTCGTCGTCCTGACGACCACCGGCCTGGTCGCGGCGAACTGGGCCACCGCCGGGACAGCGGACCAGCCAGACCCGCAACCGGCCGCCAAACCGGCCGGCCCGGTGACCAACCCGCTGCTCGCGGAGACGCTGGAATCGGAGCTCGGCTCCGACTCGGGTGTGGTCGGCAGCTACTACGACGAGGCCGGTGAGCTGATCGTCGCGGTCTCGAACCTGTCGACGGCCGCGCTGGTCCGGCAGATCGGCGCGGTGCCGCGACTGGTCAAGTTCACCGCCCGGCAACTGAACGCCGTCCAGGGCGAGCTGAACCAGCTGGCCAGTACGTCCAGTGCCGGCAAGGTCCGGTCCTGGTACGTCGACCCGATCACCGGCACCGTCGTCGTCTCGGTGCCGAAGAACGCGCACGACCTGATCACCAACCGGTTCCTGCGCCGGGCCGAGGCGAACGGCGACCGGGTGACGGTCCGCAGGGTGGCCGGCACGATCCGGACCACCGCCGACGACTTCGGGCTGCGCGGCGGCCTCCAGGTCGACAAGAACACCGGGTACGTGTGCTCGCTCGGCTTCAACGCCCGCACCCGCAAGGGCAATCGGATCTTTCTGACGGCCGGCCACTGTACGTCCGGCAAGCCGTCGTTCTCGCGGAACGGCTACGTCCTCGGGAACACGTACACCTCCACCTTCCCCGGCCACGACTTCGGTTCGGTCGGCGTGATCGAAGGCTGGGACCAGCAGGGGTACGTCGAGGGCTGGGGCAGCGGGAACGTCGCGGTGAAGGGGATCGCGGACGCGACCGTCGGCTCGACGGTGTGCAAGTCCGGGAAGAGCACCGGCTGGACCTGCGGCCGGATCGTGGCCCGGAACGTGACCGTCAACTACGGCAACAACCGCGTCGTCCGCGGGCTGTTCCAGCACACCGCCTGCGTCGAGTCCGGTGACTCCGGTGGCGCGAACATGACCGGCAACTACGCGCAGGGCATCACCAGCGGCGCGGCGCTGATCGACGGGCAGTGCCTGGAGAAGTCCGGGCAGACCAACGAGTCGTACGCCCAGCCGATCGGCGAGGTGCTCCGCGCCACCGAGTCCCGCCTGATCCTCGCCAACTGA
- the tilS gene encoding tRNA lysidine(34) synthetase TilS — MEELVEHRRGRLHPAVARTREAVRTALAGLPQGTTVLVACSGGTDSLALAAATAFEAPKLGLRAGAVIVDHGLQADSAHIAETAAEQCRTLGLDPVQVRPVTVGTEGGPEGAARTARYDALRDAADELAADVVLLAHTRDDQAETVLLGLGRGSGARSLAGMAPAVGLLRRPLLDVPRATTAAACIASGLRPWHDPHNDDPQYTRVRVRHEVLPILEEALGPGVVEALARTAGLLRADADALDQLAADVAETALSRAEGEVRGDLGVLAGEPTAVRTRVLRQAALEAGCRATDLTAGHVAAVDALVTDWRGQRWIDLPQGVRAVRKGGFIALGPDVTG; from the coding sequence GTGGAGGAGCTTGTCGAGCATCGCAGGGGACGGCTGCACCCTGCCGTCGCGCGCACCCGGGAGGCAGTCCGTACCGCCCTCGCCGGGCTCCCGCAGGGCACCACGGTGCTGGTCGCATGCTCCGGCGGCACCGACTCACTCGCACTGGCCGCCGCCACCGCGTTCGAGGCCCCGAAGCTCGGGCTACGCGCCGGTGCGGTCATCGTCGACCACGGTCTGCAGGCGGACTCCGCGCACATCGCCGAGACAGCCGCCGAGCAGTGCAGAACACTCGGTCTGGACCCGGTCCAGGTCAGGCCAGTCACTGTCGGCACCGAAGGCGGCCCGGAGGGTGCGGCCCGCACTGCCCGCTACGACGCCCTGCGCGACGCGGCCGACGAGCTGGCCGCGGACGTCGTACTCCTCGCCCACACCCGCGACGATCAGGCCGAAACCGTCCTCCTCGGCCTCGGACGCGGTTCCGGTGCCCGCTCCCTCGCCGGGATGGCGCCAGCGGTCGGACTGCTCCGGCGGCCGTTGCTGGACGTGCCACGCGCCACCACCGCCGCGGCGTGCATCGCGTCCGGTCTCCGCCCGTGGCACGACCCGCACAACGACGATCCGCAGTACACGAGGGTCCGCGTACGCCATGAGGTCCTGCCGATCCTGGAAGAGGCACTAGGACCCGGCGTGGTCGAAGCGCTCGCGCGTACGGCCGGACTGCTTCGCGCGGACGCCGATGCGCTCGACCAGCTCGCTGCTGACGTGGCCGAGACCGCACTGAGCCGGGCCGAGGGCGAAGTACGCGGCGACCTCGGCGTACTCGCGGGCGAGCCCACGGCCGTTCGTACGCGGGTGCTGCGCCAGGCCGCACTGGAGGCCGGGTGCCGCGCGACGGACCTCACCGCGGGCCACGTGGCGGCCGTCGACGCGCTGGTGACCGACTGGCGCGGTCAGCGCTGGATCGACCTACCACAGGGCGTCCGGGCCGTTCGCAAGGGTGGATTCATCGCATTGGGCCCTGATGTGACAGGCTGA
- the hpt gene encoding hypoxanthine phosphoribosyltransferase: MDAADIEKDLSTIHYTEEQILAKLRELAGRIEQDYEGKDLLIVGVLKGAVMVMADLARSLTRHVEMDWMAVSSYGSGTKSSGVVRILKDLDTDISGRHVLIVEDIIDTGLTLTWLVSNLQSRGPASVEICTAFRKPDAAAKMEVPVRYVGFDLPDEFVVGYGLDYAERYRNLRCVATLAPHVYS; encoded by the coding sequence GTGGATGCTGCGGACATCGAGAAGGACCTGAGCACGATCCATTACACCGAGGAACAGATCCTGGCGAAGCTCCGGGAACTGGCCGGCCGGATCGAGCAGGACTACGAGGGCAAGGACCTCCTCATCGTCGGCGTTCTCAAGGGCGCCGTGATGGTGATGGCCGACCTGGCCCGGTCGCTCACCCGGCACGTCGAGATGGACTGGATGGCGGTCTCCTCGTACGGCTCCGGGACCAAGTCGTCCGGCGTGGTCCGGATTCTGAAGGACCTGGACACCGACATCAGCGGCCGGCACGTGCTGATCGTCGAGGACATCATCGACACCGGCCTGACGCTGACCTGGCTGGTCAGCAACCTGCAGTCCCGCGGCCCGGCCTCGGTCGAGATCTGCACCGCGTTCCGGAAGCCGGACGCGGCGGCCAAGATGGAGGTCCCGGTCCGGTACGTCGGCTTCGACCTGCCGGACGAGTTCGTCGTCGGGTACGGCCTGGACTACGCCGAGCGCTACCGGAACCTCCGCTGCGTGGCGACGCTCGCCCCGCACGTCTACTCCTGA
- a CDS encoding nuclear transport factor 2 family protein: MTDGPTGAPRPGAGGAGASGARVDDVVLAANTAFYNAFEAGDLDLMAAVWLPEPDPVCIHPGNAAISGYAELMRAWAMIFANTPYIQFFLTDVRVRVDEDVAYVTCTENVLSSGEGAPEEGFAGGMALATNVFRKTSSGWRLWIHHASPVLSSGGRQEEAP, translated from the coding sequence ATGACCGACGGACCCACCGGCGCTCCGCGTCCCGGCGCGGGCGGTGCGGGCGCGTCCGGCGCCCGGGTGGACGACGTCGTACTGGCCGCCAACACCGCGTTCTACAACGCGTTCGAGGCCGGCGACCTGGATCTGATGGCGGCGGTCTGGCTGCCGGAACCCGATCCGGTCTGCATTCATCCCGGCAACGCGGCGATCTCCGGGTACGCGGAGCTGATGCGCGCCTGGGCGATGATCTTCGCCAACACCCCGTACATCCAGTTCTTCCTCACCGACGTGCGGGTACGGGTGGATGAAGACGTGGCGTACGTCACGTGTACGGAGAATGTCCTGTCGTCGGGCGAAGGCGCGCCGGAGGAAGGATTCGCCGGTGGTATGGCGCTGGCCACGAACGTTTTCCGGAAAACTTCCTCCGGCTGGCGGTTGTGGATTCACCATGCCTCACCGGTACTGTCGTCTGGGGGCCGACAGGAGGAGGCGCCGTGA
- the folP gene encoding dihydropteroate synthase, with protein sequence MGVVNVTPDSFSDGGKWFEPEAAIKHGRELLAEGADLLDVGGESTRPGAARPEPDEEIRRVLPVIEALAAEGAIISVDTMRAHVAELMLDAGATMINDVSGGQADPDMLPLVAERKAPYLCMHWRGHSIDMQNRAEYGDVVAEVIAELAERLEALSRAGVDLNRVAIDPGLGFAKHAGHNWEILRRIREFAVLERPLLIAASRKAFLGRLLADEQTGAPRPAVRRDDASAAVTALAAAAGAWCVRAHAVAPSADAVRVAKRWGTV encoded by the coding sequence ATGGGCGTGGTCAACGTGACGCCGGACTCGTTCTCGGACGGCGGCAAGTGGTTCGAGCCGGAGGCGGCGATCAAGCACGGCCGCGAGTTGCTGGCCGAAGGCGCCGACCTGCTGGACGTCGGCGGCGAGTCGACCCGGCCGGGGGCGGCGCGGCCGGAGCCGGACGAGGAGATCCGCCGGGTGCTGCCGGTGATCGAGGCGCTCGCGGCCGAGGGCGCGATCATCTCGGTGGACACGATGCGGGCACACGTCGCGGAGCTGATGCTGGACGCCGGCGCCACCATGATCAACGACGTCTCCGGCGGCCAGGCCGACCCGGACATGCTGCCGCTGGTCGCCGAGCGGAAGGCGCCGTACCTGTGCATGCACTGGCGCGGCCACTCGATCGACATGCAGAACCGGGCGGAGTACGGCGATGTGGTCGCCGAGGTGATCGCCGAGCTGGCCGAACGGCTCGAAGCGCTGAGCCGGGCCGGCGTCGATCTGAACCGGGTGGCGATCGACCCGGGGCTCGGGTTCGCGAAGCACGCGGGTCACAACTGGGAGATTCTTCGCCGGATCCGGGAATTCGCGGTACTGGAGCGGCCGTTGTTGATCGCTGCGTCCCGGAAGGCGTTCCTCGGTAGGCTGCTCGCCGACGAACAGACCGGTGCACCCAGACCGGCGGTACGAAGAGACGATGCGAGCGCGGCCGTCACCGCCCTGGCCGCCGCCGCGGGAGCCTGGTGTGTCCGGGCGCACGCGGTGGCACCGAGCGCGGACGCGGTCCGGGTAGCGAAGAGATGGGGAACTGTATGA
- a CDS encoding inorganic diphosphatase gives MEFDVFIEIPKGTRNKYELDHQTGRLRLDRTLFTATQYPSDYGFIEDTLGQDGDPLDALVLLPEPTFPGCLIRSRAIGMFRMTDEKGPDDKVLCVPAGDPRQEHLRDIHHVPEFDRLEIQHFFEVYKDLEPGKSVEGATWVGRAEAEAEISASFNRLKTTSH, from the coding sequence ATGGAGTTCGACGTCTTCATCGAGATCCCCAAGGGCACCCGGAACAAGTACGAGCTGGATCACCAGACCGGGCGACTCCGGCTGGACCGGACGCTGTTCACGGCCACCCAGTATCCGTCCGACTACGGGTTCATCGAGGACACCCTCGGTCAGGACGGCGACCCGCTGGACGCGCTGGTGCTGCTGCCGGAGCCGACGTTCCCCGGCTGCCTGATCCGCTCCCGGGCGATCGGCATGTTCCGGATGACCGACGAGAAGGGCCCCGACGACAAGGTGCTCTGCGTACCGGCCGGTGATCCGCGGCAGGAACACCTGCGGGACATCCACCACGTACCGGAGTTCGACCGGCTGGAGATCCAGCACTTCTTCGAGGTCTACAAGGACCTGGAGCCGGGCAAGTCGGTCGAGGGCGCCACCTGGGTCGGCCGAGCGGAGGCCGAGGCCGAGATCAGCGCCTCCTTCAACCGCCTCAAGACCACCTCACACTGA